The Malus domestica chromosome 10, GDT2T_hap1 nucleotide sequence TACATTGTTATTCAGGGTAAATTATTCTCCTTATATATAATAGTAAAACATCTCTACTAATTTACCTATATAAATAGTATTGCCCTATAGTAGGTTATTTACCTACAGTATATACACATTCTCATATTTCTTTTGGTAATTTACCTAtgatatatgcaaataatattCTCATATTTCGTTGGTATTTTACCTATAATGcaagtaggtaaattaatagAAAGTAGGTAAATTATGTACGTGATACCAATTTACCTACATTTTTTATGTGAACCAAATATTCTACACTGTATAtgtaaataatttacctatagtcggcttttttttctttttctttatcctaaaattaatttacttgcAACTTTATCTCCATTAATTTATATACTTTTACTTtgacaacaatttttttatatatatatatttttaaagtaCAATAATTCACCTATATATAATATGGACTCATTGTAATGGTAAATTGGAATTCGAGTGTGCCAACTATAGGCTTTTCTCCTTTTTAAATGTGGTAAGGAAAGATTGAACCAACAAATCCGTAAATTTGTGACAATTCGAAATTGATTGTCAAATTGATACTATCACGGATCCAAACCAACAAATCCCtacatttatatgtaaaatattattttgggtaaaatcaataaaaagttaCAATATTGACAATAGATCAacaatatttatattaattataaataggtCAATTATGTATTATAATACTTAAATgcctttaaaataaaaattacaaaatctgcCACTACAGCTGTCACCCACTTGAAATGACACACTGTTtctcatatatttatattttggaaTATGTCAATACGAATTCAAACACTACAATGCAGTGTCTGTTTCCTGATTTTGTTTTTCACATTTGGATTCAGACGTTGCGTTGCAGTGTCCACTTCCTAGTTTTGTATATTATTTTTACATTTGGAGACAGATTCATTTCCtgactctgtttttttttttttttgacattttGATTAAGACACTGCAATGCGGTAACCTTTTTCtgaatttgttttttatgcAGTATCTGATTTGGGCTTCAATTAAAACATGTCGAAAACCTATTTGTCTTTCGTTATCCATGGCTAATCCCATTGATCATTGTAAATGGAAAAGTGTGCAAATCCGAAAGAGAAGTCCTACTGTATTGTCAAATTTGGATGTAAATGGAAAAGTGTGATTGTTTGTATGCTAACGAGCAACAAAGCGATAACTGTGTCCATATTCAAGTGTTACAAAAATCTAGttacaaataaactaaaaatcaaagtgagttgggCATTTGGGCATGCTTGAAAATGCAATCTCAGTTTCGAGCCCATCAAATTGGGCACCCCCCTAAATTCCTTTCAAATTTACTGTCAACGTCTGAAACATGTAAAGCAGCACCAAAGTTTCCGTCAATTCGAAATGTGAGACCAATCCAATAATCCATAAACCAAAAAGATGCATACCCAAAtcaaaatcaatcaaaacaCATTGGAAAATCATCGCAAACTAAACGGAAAACAAAACCCACCAGGAAGAAACTCACAGATTGAGCTATCAAAAAACGAAAACAAAACCAACCCAGATGAGAAAAACCGAACCTTTTCAACAGGAAGAGTAAAACAAGCCGTGTCAACGGCGGCcacaaggaggaggaggagagcgATCCTGAGCGCGAAACCCCAAGTGAACGCCGTGGAAAACCTCCGACCCCAAGACCTTGTTgaattgtggccaagtggccatcacctttcctaataaacaaaccaaaagaaaaaaaagtgaaaggcatcatgattatgtttgttgaaaagaaaaaaggaaagtcatgatgatgtttgtaaaGTAATCATTATGTCTTTactttggttttgtttattagtTGTTTTAGGATGGATGAATGTTAGCATACGGAAGTGAGAAAGAATGAGGAAGGAGTGTGCACCATTTTCTGTTTTAGTAGTCCATCTttgagagagcaaagagagttgcagagagcagaaaactgagagcagaaaagaagaagaaggtgctcttCTTTTTGGTTAGCAATCATCCATCATAgttattgttgtaatagctttgagctacatgtatagagaagaaattattcattatatttctttctctatttgtttctgtggtgtgtgagagctattgggtgtattgggttatttgggttgtgagattgccaacactttgtaaactcccatttggttgatagtggattattgggtgagctcctactgctccgaggacatactccagttacactgactgttgaggaacctcgttaaaatcttggtgtctttaatattttgttcttgcattttatttgatatatttcctgtgggttatcaagagttggttccataaggtttggtgctatcctagcacaacaattggtatcagagcactggttgctcttgggtactgtctagttgccaaagatgtcagacgggcaagatgtgaatccttttggaagcagctccgggtttgcaagaactacggtgcaaaatgcaaagttcgaagtggaaaaatttgatggcacaaacaacttcgggatgtggcaatgtgaggtcaaagatgtgttggctcaacaagatctacttgccgctttgggagagaagccggaagctatgtcgaagccaGAAtaggagaaattaaatttgtgggcttgctcttcaattcggttgtgccttgcaaaaactcagaagtattttgtgatgcgggagacattagcaagtgtgttgtggcaaaaattggaagacaagtatataacaaagagtgcagagaaccggctacacttgaagaaaaagctctaccgcttccaatacaaagaaggtacaaaaatgattagacaccttgatgcttttaataagttgattgccgacttgttaaatttagatgaggatattaaggatgaagataaggccttaatattgttaaattcattgccggactcttatgagcattttgttaccactattatgaatggtaaagaaactgtgaaatttgaagatgtgtcaaatgccttgatgaattatgaaatgaggcatagagataaaaatcatgatagtacctctgaagctttatttgttagaggtagatcatcggagagaagatcatcttctagtaggaaaaaatcacagtctcgacctagaggaaactctaaaggtagaaaacctttggaaagggatgaatgtgccttttgtcgtaataagggccattggaagaaagattgtcctaaattgaagaccaaaggcaaagaaaattctgaagctaatgttgctgaggttgaaacagatttttctgattttgctttaaccacttcctcatcatttgattgtgctactaagtgggtgttggatacgggttgtactcatcatatgactcctcataaggattggttttcaagcttgaaagagtttgatggtggagttgtgttcatgggagatgacaatccttgcacaacaaaagggattggtacagttcgtttgaagttgcatgatggcatggttaaagagttgacaggtgttcggtatgtaccgaatttaaagaaaaatcttatttctttgggtactttggaatccaagggtttcaggtttcattcagatggacagacattgaaagttacttatggtgcacttgttgtgatgaaagctcctagatgtggccatttgtatttattgcagggaagcactgtgacaggtgaagcatctgtagtctctgaaaatatgggcacatctgattcagatactactagattgtggcatatgagattaggccatgccggtgagaaagctctacaagggcttgtgaaaaaaggtcttctaaaaggtgccacgacttgtaagcttgatttctacgagcattgtgtcttggggaagcaaactagagtaaagtttggtactgctgtacatcagacgaatgacattcttgattatgtgcattcggatgtttggggtcctacaaagactccctctttgagtggtagacattggttcgtgacctttgttgatgattattcaagaaggtcttgggtttacactatgaagcacaagagtgaggtattgagcattttcttgagttggaagaaaatggttgagaaccagactgggagaaagattaagattttgagatcggataatggtggtgaatacacatccgaccctttctttaaagtttgcaaagaggaaggaattgtgagacattttaatgttcggggaactccacaacaaaatggagttgcagaaagattgaatcgaaccttgcttgagaatgttagatgtatgttgtctcagtcgggtttaagcaagtcattttgggcagaagcagttaattatgcatgtcacatcatcaaccggttaccctcagctgctgttcagggtaagacaccaatggaggtatggattggaaaaccttcttctgattatgactatatccgtatttttggttcacctacttattttcatgtgactgaaaataaacttgatccaacagccaaaaaggctatctttcttggttttagtagtggtgtcaaaggttacaggttgtggtgcccagagatgaaaaaacttgtaatcagcagagatgtgacatttgatgaagaaagtatgtacaaagtctctgagaagaatgtgaaagatgtccaacaggtggagcttgagaaagttgcctctggtacttcaaatcctatttccactgatgtcgaagccactacaagtgaagaagttggagaccatgaggatgttgaagaagttgaacttgaagattctattcaagttgaagaggaagtttcacctcaagagtctattgccaagaacagaggaaagagacaaattaccaagccagctcggtatagtgactatgtttcttttgctcttcctattattactgatgagattccatccaattttgaggaagctattgagagtgaagaaaaggagaggtggtgcaatgccatgggtgatgagatgaattctctcttgaagaacaagacttgggagttagctaaattgcataagggcaagaaagctatcggttgcaaatgggtgtatgccaagaaggaagatgctgatgagaaaagcaatgtgagatttaaagcaagattagttgctaaagggtatgcacaaaaggagggcattgactacaatgaaatattttctccggttgtgaagcactcctcaattcgtattatgttagctcttgttgcacaatatgatcttgagcttgtgcaactcgatgtgaagacggctttcctacatggtgatttgaatgaagagatctatatgtgtcaaccggatgggtatataatgaaagggaaggagaatttgttttgcaaattgaagaaatcactttatggcttgaagcaatctccaagacaatggtatttgaggtttgataaatttatgagaggccaaaattattctagaagtcaatatgatcattgtgtgtacttcaagaagttgcaagatgggtctttcatttatttgttgatatatgttgatgatatgttgattgcctcaaagaatgttgaagagattgaaaaattgaagaagcaaatgaagaatgagtttgagatgaaggatcttggtgaagcgaagaagatcattggcatggagatcactagagatagagagaagggtttggtcagtttgaatcaaagacaatatcttgaaaagttgattcggaaatttggagttcatgattcaactaaaccggttagtacccctttggctcctcattttaaattgagttctttacagtgtcctaaaactgataaagagaagctgcaaatgaaaaatataccatatgcaaatttggttggtagtttgatgtatgcaatggtatgctctagaccggatattgctcatgcagttggcatggtgagtcgatatatgcataatcctggtaaagagcattggcaagcagctaaatggatattgaggtatctccatggtactcgagatgttggtttatgctttgagagagatgactctggtattggtcattttgcagttggttatgttgattcagattatgcaggtgatctagatggaaggaagtctactacaggctatgtgtttactatggctaaagggccagtttgttggaggtttattttgcagtcgtctgttgcattgtctactacagaggctgaatatatagcagttagcaatcatccatcatagttattgttgtaatagctttgagctacatgtatagagaagaaattattcattatatttctttctctatttgtttctgtggtgtgtgagagctattgggtgtattgggttatttgggttgtgagattgccaacactttgtaaactcccatttggttgatagtggattattgggtgagctactactgctccgaggatgtactccagttacactgactgttgaggaacctcgttaaaatcttggtgtctttaatattttgttcttgcatttcatttgatatatttcctgtgggttatcaagagttggttccataaggtttggtgctatcctagcacaacagacCTGCACTCCTTGTCGTCGTCATCGTCGTAAATAGGTTGCTTCAACGACAAGCGAGGCCTCAATCCCCAAGGGTTTGCCAGATTTGATTCGGCTCCGAAAGATGTGAGCTTCCTGCCTCTTTTTTTTCTGGGTACCCACTGTTTTTGTTTCCTTGCGTTCTTATCTTATCTGCCTGATTAGATTGAGAAATCTTCCGAGATTAATTGGGAATTTCAGATGATTAGGAAGGCACAGAAAGTCGTAGAAAAATTACTGATTAAGTAATTGTATAACTATTTATATGGGCTTGACACCATGTAACATTTCTTATTGACCTATAtctaattaacaaaaatatttcattgattaagttcaaaaataaaattgaccATTGATATATGATTCATTAGTAAAAATTTTATTGACCTTTTACTAAATTTccttattatttttgtaaaatcattaattcccCTTTACAATTTGCTTAGAATTAATTGTGTACATTAAACATTTAAATGAGGGTATGTTAGGCATCTGAAAATTTTTAAATGGATATagtcaaacataattaatgaatttgcttattTAGAGTCTAGTCAATGAGTTTTATTCGAGCAAAACACGTATTTTGGGTTTTATAtggaaaaaattgaatttcaagggttaaagttatatttttagtttttcttctaatcacaaaaacaaatgttCAAGTCCAAACATAAATCTCATTTAGACATATGAGCGGAGATGGATACCGTTTTTTAATTGGATTAGGAGATTGCATGCAGTCTAAGTTAGGGAAAATCATTCCTATTCAGTGTAGGATTAGTAAACATGAAACCAAAACCCTATATATATTCATTCACCACATCAACAATTTCACCCACCACAATCTTTGCATCCTAATATTTGGTTTGAGCTTGGAACTTCTCACGAATCACGATGAACGTACACCGCCAGAAGAACGCACAACGGCAGAAGGGTTCGGGTGCGTCGATCGTGACGAGAGCAAGAGAGAATTCGGGTGCGTCGATTGTGCCGAGAGCAAGAGAGAAACGTCCGCCGCTAAGAGAGAGAGGTATACCTTATGATCAGATTGATGTCTCAGACATTGATTTTTTCATTTACTTGGCTCCGAAACCGGAAGAGATTGAGCTTTCCTCTCACTTGAATCGGTTGTCTTGGTCGAAGGGGTCCGATCGAGAGGCGGCGCTGGCCTCGTTAATCAAGCGATTAATTAAAAAGGATTTCATGGATGATTATGACTATCTGGATGGAAATTTAATAACTTTTACATTTTTTCTACAGAGATGCTTTAATTTCCAGAAAAAGGATTCGGCTTCCCTCTTAGAGAAGCAGCTTTCGCTTCATACCATAGGCTTGCTGGCCCTGATCGTCGAGGGCGAGGATAAAATGTCCGAAATCTACGGACAATTGCTTCCCCTGATTTCCATGTCTCTGGAATCGGGACATGAACCGGCGGTGAAGCTGCTGCAATGCTTGGCTGTTGTGAGTTTCTTTGGTGCAACTAACTCGGAGGAGACTGAAACTGCAATGCAGGTTGTTTGGAATTTTATCAGTGCTCCGGAATCTGCGAAAGAGCTTTTGCCAGAGGTTCTGGTTGCCGGAATATATGCTTGGATGTTTCTTCTTACAAGCATGGAGGGATGGCGGCTCAGCTACAACTACTGGAATGGGGCGATTTCTTACTTCTGTAATCTGTTAGAGCACGGCGATAAATCAGTATGTGTGGCGGCTACTGAAGCTCTAGCTTTGATATTTGAGACTGGTAGTTTGGACAAGTTCTGGAGATCTGAAGAAAAGGTTCCGAGCACGATCAAGTATTCGAATTTGCAACAATTGCTGACAGGGAATGTTTTGACGAAACTCAAGTCTGTTTACCCAAACATGGGAGGTGATGTGAATGCTGCGAAGAAAGTCCGCCAAATTATGATTTATTTTCAGAATTTTTGCTGCCCGGGAGCATCTGTAGCGGTCAATGGGATTGATCTGAAGTTATCGTCATGGTACCAGATGATTCAGTGGCAGTTTTTGAAGGGTTTTATAGCTGACGGGTTTGAACTAcacatgaaggaaaatgagAAGCTGTGGAGGGTGTTCAATTTTGATCCATACGAAGTCGCCGAGGTTGGTGAAGAATTGTATGCGTCTACTACTGATAAGAGCAGGACCCGTTTCTTTTTACCGAAAGAAAGAGATCCGTACTTGCTAACGAAGGAAGCTACAAAGAAGGAGAGGGTTTGGAGGAACTCTCATTTAGACAAGGCGAGAACGCAGTTGATGAACAAACAACGCCGTTTGTCGCAGGAACTGAACAGCTGGATCTAGTTCATGGCAGAGTTGTTAGCTTTAATTCTTGTTTGTTAGCATTTCAGAGATCATTTCTAGAGAAAGAATGTTAGCAGAGTCAATGTAAAAGTAGTTTAATTCAATAGTAATGCAAACATTTCTTTTTCTGACCATATGATTTATTCTCTCTAAAATTTGTGTAGCATAAGCAATAAATAGCAACATCGCTCTCGCTCTCTTATTGTGGTTTTCCAGCCAAAAACCGGCTAAACAAATCAAACGCCTCTCGTGGTTTGTACTCTGGAACTGTATGTCCAGACCCCTGCACCAATACATTAAAACGAATGTATTAAAATCGCAACTGAATCCAATCAAAAGGACCAGC carries:
- the LOC139187512 gene encoding uncharacterized protein; amino-acid sequence: MSEIYGQLLPLISMSLESGHEPAVKLLQCLAVVSFFGATNSEETETAMQVVWNFISAPESAKELLPEVLVAGIYAWMFLLTSMEGWRLSYNYWNGAISYFCNLLEHGDKSVCVAATEALALIFETGSLDKFWRSEEKVPSTIKYSNLQQLLTGNVLTKLKSVYPNMGGDVNAAKKVRQIMIYFQNFCCPGASVAVNGIDLKLSSWYQMIQWQFLKGFIADGFELHMKENEKLWRVFNFDPYEVAEVGEELYASTTDKSRTRFFLPKERDPYLLTKEATKKERVWRNSHLDKARTQLMNKQRRLSQELNSWI